A single region of the Chryseobacterium sp. 6424 genome encodes:
- a CDS encoding OmpA family protein, whose product MKLNLASFALALTLPAVVFAQDSIAVAMTDGYPNTYSSGSANVSPFTQDSKRFNDWSVSIGAGVPFLISSDLTSINNGNGKTLFGYSAYLSVDKAITHAFGLKLQYDRGETRQGFFNTKTDDATGTGYQDVGARTQYDAVSLLGDINFSNLLRRVDNKSPYRWALHGYAGIGSIGYRAYVEDAAGQRLVTEVKPSTKTWSLFGQAGAGLKYKISNRVDLEGRLMYVVTTDDTFDGGGTQYNYREEQTSDNFLNATLGLSFNLGKHQSHLMWHDPLQEIYYKLDVLADKNQDIEVCKKGDADNDGVCDDWDRQLDTPAGARVDGAGVALDTDLDGVIDLYDKCVTVPGPVENNGCPTGSTISDNTRVLEGIEFDLDSDRILPSNTPILNNAVNYINSSNGNYNVVGGTDTRASDAYNQRLSERRANTVKNYLIQNGVDANKLNAVGRGEKDLKYPECNPATKCPEWKNRANRRVYFEAK is encoded by the coding sequence ATGAAACTAAATTTAGCAAGCTTTGCATTGGCACTTACACTGCCAGCCGTTGTTTTCGCACAGGATTCCATCGCGGTTGCGATGACTGATGGGTACCCGAATACCTACAGTTCCGGCTCTGCGAATGTGTCTCCTTTCACACAGGATTCCAAAAGGTTTAATGATTGGTCTGTTTCCATCGGAGCAGGAGTTCCGTTCCTCATCTCATCCGATTTAACATCAATCAATAACGGAAACGGGAAAACCCTTTTCGGATATTCTGCGTATTTAAGTGTTGATAAAGCGATTACCCACGCCTTCGGATTGAAACTACAATACGACAGAGGGGAAACCAGACAAGGATTTTTCAACACAAAAACTGATGATGCTACAGGGACAGGTTATCAGGATGTGGGTGCGAGAACTCAATATGATGCTGTTTCATTACTTGGGGATATCAACTTCTCGAACCTTTTGAGAAGAGTAGATAACAAATCTCCTTACAGATGGGCACTTCACGGTTACGCAGGTATTGGTTCAATAGGTTACAGGGCGTATGTAGAAGACGCAGCGGGCCAAAGACTGGTAACTGAAGTAAAACCATCTACCAAAACATGGTCGCTGTTTGGCCAGGCAGGTGCTGGTCTTAAGTACAAAATCAGCAACCGCGTAGATCTAGAAGGTCGTTTAATGTACGTAGTAACTACCGATGATACCTTCGATGGTGGCGGAACACAGTATAATTACAGAGAAGAACAAACTTCTGACAACTTCCTGAACGCAACCCTTGGTCTAAGCTTTAATTTAGGAAAACACCAGTCGCACCTCATGTGGCACGACCCATTACAGGAAATCTATTACAAACTTGATGTGTTGGCAGACAAAAACCAGGATATCGAAGTATGTAAAAAAGGAGATGCAGACAACGATGGCGTTTGCGATGATTGGGACAGACAACTTGATACGCCTGCAGGAGCCAGAGTTGATGGCGCAGGGGTAGCCTTAGATACAGACCTTGATGGTGTGATAGATCTTTATGACAAGTGTGTAACCGTACCAGGACCTGTAGAAAATAACGGTTGTCCTACTGGCTCTACCATTTCTGATAATACCAGAGTGTTGGAAGGTATCGAGTTCGATCTTGATTCTGACAGAATCCTGCCTTCAAATACACCGATCCTTAACAATGCGGTGAACTACATCAATTCTTCTAACGGTAATTATAACGTAGTAGGCGGTACGGATACCAGAGCGTCTGATGCTTATAACCAAAGACTGTCTGAAAGAAGAGCCAACACAGTGAAGAACTATCTGATCCAAAACGGGGTGGATGCCAATAAGCTAAACGCTGTAGGTAGAGGTGAAAAAGACCTTAAATACCCAGAATGTAACCCGGCAACCAAATGTCCGGAATGGAAGAACAGAGCGAACAGAAGAGTTTACTTCGAAGCTAAATAA
- a CDS encoding OmpA family protein: MKKSLFLSLLLPMAFHAQDVATTQNPGGYPNTFSSGAAEVAPFDNAARKYNDWAISVGGGGAFMLRSDLTSFYGNKFNWGWNAYVSLDKQISHTFGLSLQFQTGETNQKGRLPEPYGTAAGVAEAYTKYQQLSLLADVNFSNLLRRSDTRSPYRWALHGYAGLGVQGFETLLLDNDLSVIAPNRLPIAVDQKFGISSLFFQGGAGIKYNASKLIDVELRGMYIHSGDDEFDGGGETYDIGVPRINYNLINKSRSDDMVTINLGLSFKLGKHDTHLAWHDPMQNITSRILVLDEASKELVVCVKGDSDNDGVCDDWDRELNTPAGARVDGAGIALDMDMDGVIDLYDRCVTVPGLSTNEGCPADVATP; this comes from the coding sequence ATGAAAAAAAGTTTATTCCTCAGCTTACTTCTTCCGATGGCATTTCATGCACAGGATGTAGCGACTACACAAAACCCAGGGGGTTATCCCAATACATTCTCAAGTGGTGCTGCAGAGGTAGCCCCGTTTGATAATGCTGCCAGAAAGTATAATGACTGGGCCATTTCCGTAGGTGGTGGTGGTGCCTTCATGCTAAGATCAGACCTTACTTCCTTTTATGGGAACAAATTTAACTGGGGATGGAATGCCTATGTAAGTCTGGATAAACAGATTTCGCACACCTTCGGCCTCAGTCTTCAGTTTCAGACTGGTGAAACCAATCAGAAAGGCCGTTTGCCTGAACCTTACGGAACAGCTGCAGGCGTAGCAGAAGCATATACGAAATACCAGCAACTGTCACTTTTGGCAGATGTTAATTTTTCTAACCTTCTAAGAAGGTCAGACACGCGTTCACCTTACCGATGGGCTTTGCATGGCTATGCCGGACTTGGTGTACAAGGTTTTGAAACACTCTTGCTTGATAATGATCTCTCTGTGATTGCACCAAACCGGCTTCCAATTGCAGTAGACCAAAAATTTGGCATCTCATCATTGTTCTTTCAGGGAGGCGCTGGTATAAAATATAATGCCTCTAAACTGATTGATGTAGAACTCCGGGGAATGTACATCCATAGCGGTGATGACGAATTTGATGGCGGTGGTGAGACATATGACATAGGTGTCCCACGTATTAATTATAACCTTATCAATAAATCACGTAGTGATGATATGGTTACCATCAACCTTGGATTGTCTTTCAAACTGGGCAAACATGATACTCATCTTGCATGGCATGATCCAATGCAGAATATTACCTCTAGGATTTTAGTTTTAGATGAAGCATCTAAAGAGTTGGTAGTCTGCGTAAAAGGAGATTCCGATAATGATGGTGTGTGTGATGACTGGGACAGAGAGCTAAATACACCGGCCGGTGCAAGGGTAGATGGCGCGGGTATTGCATTGGATATGGATATGGATGGTGTCATAGATCTTTATGACCGTTGTGTGACAGTCCCAGGCCTCTCTACCAATGAAGGTTGCCCTGCGGATGTAGCAACGCCTTAA
- the folK gene encoding 2-amino-4-hydroxy-6-hydroxymethyldihydropteridine diphosphokinase, with product MSQQMVVLLLGSNLGNPEENIHEAIARFEKDLGVVLACSDMMRTKAVEFDSDLIFCNIAVRLQTELSPISLLNAIKTIEVSMGRVEDSSITGEYRDRVIDIDIVRYGRLCFESPRLQIPHYKHIYERDFSRKLLSEINN from the coding sequence ATGTCGCAGCAGATGGTGGTTTTGTTACTAGGTAGTAATCTGGGAAATCCCGAGGAGAATATTCATGAAGCTATAGCGCGCTTTGAGAAGGACTTAGGGGTAGTTTTGGCCTGTAGTGATATGATGCGAACGAAGGCGGTAGAATTTGACAGTGACCTTATTTTTTGTAATATTGCAGTACGTTTACAGACCGAATTATCCCCGATTTCGCTGCTGAATGCAATAAAAACCATTGAAGTAAGCATGGGAAGGGTTGAGGATTCGTCGATTACAGGGGAATATAGGGATCGAGTGATTGATATTGATATTGTGAGGTATGGCAGACTTTGTTTTGAAAGTCCACGTCTGCAAATCCCTCATTATAAGCATATCTATGAACGAGATTTCTCCCGCAAGTTGCTCTCAGAAATTAATAACTAA
- the sppA gene encoding signal peptide peptidase SppA — protein sequence MKSFLKNVLANIVAIMLVAGLFFTFLILMLTVSAFSDSNKPAIIKNSVLTLDFKTNIIDSPAEDQEDMFAFGQTQKNILVYDMVEAIKKAKTDDKIKGISLETDGIMAGMTQLDNVRTALEDFKKSGKFVYAYGNNVSQGAYYLGSVADQYYLNPSGGIELKGLSTEVMYMKSFTEKFGIGLQVIRHGKYKSAVEPFLLDEMSPENREQLSVLLNDLWSANAGKMAQSRKIDPIQFRTIVDSLYGAIPELGVQHRLADRLLQKSEYDDLLKAKLKLSEKDKLSKISFSKYIRSYSEDNVDKDNQVAVLYASGAIYNGEGYDEIYAENFVKEIKKLTKEDKIKAVVLRINSPGGSANASDEILFELQQLKKKKPLVVSFGDYAASGGYYIAMAADRIYAEPNTLTGSIGVFGLFPYFKELANKNGISSHAVTTNANSNLYSSINGITPGGVQMMTKSVEGTYKRFVHFVTQNRKKTFEQIDAVGGGRVWSGTRAKQIGLVDELGSLNNAIGFAAQKAKVSRYNVAAYPKKISQFEQIFKNMDSEQITNKLLKTKLGNDQFLLFQQITDPKMKAGVMMEMPLQLKF from the coding sequence ATGAAAAGTTTCTTAAAAAATGTCTTGGCAAATATAGTTGCGATAATGTTGGTGGCAGGGCTTTTTTTCACGTTTTTAATTCTCATGCTTACCGTAAGTGCTTTCAGCGACAGCAATAAACCTGCCATTATTAAAAATTCTGTACTGACGCTCGATTTTAAGACAAATATTATTGACAGTCCCGCTGAAGATCAGGAAGATATGTTTGCCTTTGGCCAAACCCAAAAAAACATCTTGGTCTATGACATGGTAGAAGCCATTAAAAAGGCTAAAACTGATGATAAAATTAAAGGCATCAGTCTTGAAACTGATGGCATTATGGCTGGCATGACGCAATTGGACAATGTACGTACCGCCCTTGAAGACTTCAAGAAAAGTGGAAAATTCGTTTATGCTTACGGTAATAATGTCTCGCAGGGCGCCTATTATCTAGGTTCTGTAGCAGATCAATATTACCTGAACCCTTCCGGCGGCATCGAACTGAAAGGACTCTCCACTGAAGTAATGTACATGAAAAGTTTTACAGAAAAATTCGGAATCGGGCTGCAAGTCATCCGGCACGGGAAGTATAAATCTGCCGTAGAGCCTTTTCTACTCGATGAAATGTCACCCGAAAACCGCGAACAGCTTAGCGTTTTATTAAATGACCTCTGGAGTGCCAACGCCGGTAAAATGGCCCAATCCCGCAAAATAGACCCAATACAGTTCCGGACCATTGTAGACAGCCTGTATGGCGCCATTCCTGAACTCGGTGTACAACACAGACTCGCGGACAGGCTCCTTCAAAAATCAGAATATGACGATTTGCTGAAAGCTAAACTTAAACTCAGCGAAAAAGATAAGCTCAGCAAAATCAGTTTCAGCAAATACATCCGTTCTTACTCGGAGGATAATGTAGATAAAGATAATCAAGTAGCTGTTCTGTATGCCTCCGGTGCCATTTATAATGGTGAAGGCTATGATGAGATCTACGCCGAAAACTTTGTAAAAGAAATCAAGAAACTTACCAAGGAAGATAAAATAAAGGCCGTAGTACTACGCATTAACTCACCGGGCGGCAGCGCCAACGCTTCTGATGAGATCCTTTTCGAGCTGCAACAACTTAAGAAGAAAAAACCTTTGGTGGTATCTTTCGGCGACTATGCAGCTTCCGGGGGATATTACATCGCGATGGCCGCAGATCGAATCTATGCTGAACCCAATACCTTAACGGGCTCAATTGGTGTGTTCGGCTTGTTCCCTTACTTTAAAGAATTAGCCAACAAGAATGGCATCAGTTCGCATGCGGTAACCACCAATGCCAACTCAAATTTATATTCTTCCATCAATGGCATCACACCCGGTGGCGTTCAGATGATGACTAAGAGTGTAGAAGGCACTTATAAACGCTTTGTACATTTTGTAACCCAAAACAGAAAGAAAACCTTTGAACAAATTGATGCAGTAGGTGGCGGCAGAGTCTGGAGCGGCACACGGGCTAAACAGATCGGTTTAGTAGATGAACTCGGCAGTTTGAATAACGCCATCGGCTTCGCAGCTCAAAAAGCCAAAGTATCCCGCTATAATGTGGCGGCTTACCCGAAAAAAATATCACAGTTTGAGCAGATCTTTAAAAATATGGATAGTGAGCAGATTACCAATAAACTACTTAAAACTAAATTAGGCAACGACCAGTTTTTGCTTTTCCAGCAAATTACCGACCCGAAAATGAAAGCAGGTGTGATGATGGAAATGCCCCTGCAACTGAAATTTTAG
- a CDS encoding GlsB/YeaQ/YmgE family stress response membrane protein — protein sequence MGILTWIIFGLIAGAIAKFIMPGNQAMGWILTIILGIVGAFVGGWIGTMLGWGTVDEFDIKSMFLAVLGALVVLWIYGLATRRA from the coding sequence ATGGGTATTTTAACTTGGATCATTTTTGGTCTTATCGCCGGTGCAATCGCTAAATTCATTATGCCAGGAAATCAGGCAATGGGTTGGATCTTAACCATTATACTGGGTATCGTAGGTGCCTTTGTAGGTGGGTGGATCGGTACCATGCTTGGCTGGGGAACAGTAGATGAGTTCGATATCAAAAGTATGTTCCTTGCCGTTTTAGGCGCGTTGGTTGTCTTATGGATCTACGGTTTAGCTACCAGAAGGGCATAA
- the ftsY gene encoding signal recognition particle-docking protein FtsY yields the protein MSWFKKIFKKEEKETLDKGLEKSSQGFFEKISKAVVGKSKVDEEVLDDLEEVLIASDVGASTTIKIIQRIEDRVARDKFVSTEELDRILREEISGLLLENPHASTGNIDETKKPYVIMVVGVNGVGKTTTIGKLAHQFKSEGKKVVLGAADTFRAAAVDQLVIWSERVGVPIVKQGMGSDPASVAFDTVQSAVANDADVVIIDTAGRLHNKVNLMNELTKIKRVMQKVIPDAPHEILLVLDGSTGQNAFEQAKQFTAATEVNALAVTKLDGTAKGGVVIGISDQFQIPVKYIGVGEKINDLQLFNGTEFVDSFFRKRK from the coding sequence ATGAGTTGGTTTAAAAAGATTTTTAAAAAAGAAGAGAAAGAAACTTTAGATAAAGGCCTGGAAAAATCCAGCCAGGGGTTTTTCGAGAAAATATCCAAAGCCGTAGTCGGAAAATCCAAAGTGGACGAGGAAGTGTTGGATGATCTTGAAGAAGTGCTCATCGCTTCTGATGTAGGTGCATCTACCACCATTAAGATCATACAAAGGATCGAGGATCGCGTGGCCCGCGACAAATTTGTAAGTACCGAAGAACTCGACAGGATCCTGCGCGAAGAAATCTCGGGCCTGCTGCTCGAAAACCCACACGCCTCTACCGGAAATATTGATGAAACTAAGAAACCATACGTCATCATGGTAGTCGGGGTAAACGGTGTGGGAAAAACCACCACAATCGGTAAACTTGCACATCAGTTCAAATCCGAAGGAAAAAAAGTGGTGTTAGGCGCAGCCGATACCTTCCGCGCGGCCGCCGTAGACCAGCTGGTTATCTGGAGTGAGCGTGTCGGCGTGCCCATCGTAAAACAGGGCATGGGCTCGGATCCGGCTTCTGTAGCCTTTGATACGGTGCAGAGTGCCGTAGCAAATGATGCGGATGTAGTAATTATTGATACGGCAGGCCGTCTTCATAATAAGGTAAATCTGATGAACGAACTTACGAAGATCAAAAGAGTGATGCAGAAAGTTATTCCAGATGCGCCTCACGAAATTCTTTTGGTGCTTGATGGCTCTACCGGGCAGAACGCTTTCGAGCAGGCCAAACAGTTCACAGCGGCCACCGAGGTAAATGCGTTGGCAGTCACCAAATTAGATGGTACAGCTAAAGGAGGTGTGGTGATCGGAATTTCAGATCAGTTTCAAATCCCGGTAAAATATATTGGGGTTGGCGAAAAAATTAATGACCTGCAATTATTTAATGGAACAGAATTTGTTGATTCGTTTTTCAGAAAGCGCAAATAG
- a CDS encoding DUF4295 domain-containing protein, producing MAKKVVATLQGGAGSKKMTKVVKMVKSPKSGAYIFDEKVMNADEVDAYLKK from the coding sequence ATGGCAAAGAAAGTAGTAGCAACGCTTCAGGGTGGTGCAGGGTCTAAAAAAATGACCAAAGTCGTGAAAATGGTGAAGTCCCCAAAATCTGGAGCTTACATTTTCGACGAGAAAGTAATGAACGCTGACGAAGTGGATGCTTATTTGAAAAAATAA
- the rpmG gene encoding 50S ribosomal protein L33 — protein sequence MAKKGNRVQVILECTEHKETGVAGMSRYITTKNKKNTTERLELKKFNPVLKKYTLHKEIK from the coding sequence ATGGCTAAAAAAGGTAACAGAGTACAGGTAATTCTGGAGTGCACAGAGCACAAAGAAACCGGTGTAGCAGGAATGTCAAGATACATTACAACTAAAAATAAAAAGAACACTACAGAAAGATTAGAGCTTAAAAAATTTAATCCTGTTCTTAAAAAGTACACCCTACACAAAGAAATCAAGTAA
- the rpmB gene encoding 50S ribosomal protein L28, whose protein sequence is MPRICQITGKRAMVGNNVSHANNKTKRRFEINLLEKKFYLPEQEKSVTLKVSAHGLRVINKIGIEEAIERAARNGYIKNNK, encoded by the coding sequence ATGCCAAGAATTTGCCAAATAACAGGAAAGCGTGCTATGGTTGGAAACAACGTTTCTCACGCAAATAACAAAACGAAGCGTCGTTTTGAAATTAATTTATTGGAGAAGAAGTTTTACCTTCCAGAGCAGGAAAAATCTGTAACTTTAAAAGTTTCTGCGCACGGATTGAGAGTTATCAATAAAATTGGTATCGAAGAAGCGATAGAGAGAGCAGCAAGAAACGGATATATTAAAAACAACAAGTAA
- the murB gene encoding UDP-N-acetylmuramate dehydrogenase — protein MADYSNAGATIQENVSLKSFNTFGINVYSRYFVEVDSEPALLSALRFADDNMLPKLFLGGGSNILFTQDFSGIVIKLDLKGASEEIINEEEVLITAKAGENWHQFVTYCLERDYGGLENLSLIPGNVGTSPMQNIGAYGVEIKDTFYSCKALNLETRETEIFTAERCAFGYRESFFKKEGKGKYVILEVTFRLSTKNHHIKTTYGAIKTELEAAGVEVPTIQQVSKAVINIRQSKLPDPQVTGNAGSFFKNPVISTKHYESLAKEFPAMPSYPAQDGVKVPAGWLIEQCGWKGKQIGHVASHPLQALVIINATGEATGKEVYDFSEKIIESVNATFGITLEREVNIM, from the coding sequence ATGGCAGATTATTCTAATGCAGGGGCAACAATTCAGGAGAATGTTTCTTTGAAATCGTTCAATACGTTCGGCATCAATGTGTATTCACGGTATTTTGTGGAAGTGGATTCTGAGCCGGCCTTGCTCAGCGCGCTTCGGTTTGCGGATGATAATATGCTGCCGAAACTATTTCTGGGTGGCGGGAGTAATATTCTTTTCACCCAAGATTTTTCCGGCATCGTCATTAAACTTGATTTAAAAGGTGCTTCAGAAGAAATCATCAATGAAGAGGAAGTTTTGATAACGGCTAAAGCAGGCGAAAACTGGCATCAGTTCGTTACTTATTGTTTAGAAAGAGATTACGGCGGACTCGAAAATCTTTCTTTGATTCCAGGCAACGTTGGCACATCACCTATGCAGAATATCGGAGCGTACGGCGTGGAGATTAAAGATACATTTTACAGTTGTAAAGCCCTCAACCTTGAAACACGTGAGACAGAAATTTTTACGGCCGAACGGTGTGCATTCGGGTACCGAGAGTCTTTCTTCAAAAAAGAAGGAAAGGGCAAGTATGTAATTCTGGAAGTCACTTTCAGGCTCTCAACAAAAAACCACCACATCAAAACAACCTATGGCGCGATAAAAACTGAGCTTGAAGCGGCAGGCGTTGAAGTGCCTACCATTCAGCAGGTTTCCAAGGCAGTCATCAACATTCGCCAAAGCAAACTCCCCGATCCTCAAGTCACAGGAAATGCGGGCAGTTTTTTTAAAAACCCAGTAATCTCTACAAAACATTATGAAAGTTTGGCCAAAGAATTTCCTGCAATGCCCAGTTATCCCGCCCAGGATGGTGTGAAAGTGCCGGCTGGCTGGCTGATTGAACAGTGTGGCTGGAAGGGAAAACAAATCGGTCATGTAGCCAGTCACCCCCTGCAGGCGTTGGTCATCATCAATGCAACGGGTGAGGCCACCGGAAAGGAAGTGTATGATTTTTCTGAAAAGATTATTGAATCTGTAAACGCGACTTTTGGTATTACCCTGGAGCGAGAGGTGAACATCATGTAA
- a CDS encoding pyridoxal phosphate-dependent aminotransferase, translating to MPKISKRAQEMPASPVRKLVPYAIQAKQKGVHVYHLNIGQPDIETPETALDAIKNIDLKVLEYALSEGNIEYREVLKTYYHSLGFTDLSANNFIVTNGGSEALNFAISTLCDDGDEVIIPEPYYANYNGFANTFNVKVVAVPSTIDTGFALPAVEEFEKKITSRTRAILICNPGNPTGYLYTAEELKKLAEIALKHDITIISDEVYREYVYDGQQQISMLAFPELTEHCIVIDSESKRYSMCGVRIGCLVTRSKKIHDAAMLFAQARLSPVLLGQIAAAAAHQNDTAYILKVREEYTKRRNLLVDLLNAIPGVICPKPKGAFYCVAELPVDDSEKFAQWLLEVYSHNNETIMVAPAGGFYSNPELGKKQVRIAYVLKEEDLKRSAELLNDALQKYKLEFNI from the coding sequence ATGCCAAAAATATCAAAGCGGGCGCAGGAAATGCCAGCCTCACCAGTCAGAAAGTTGGTGCCTTACGCAATACAGGCAAAACAGAAAGGGGTGCATGTGTATCACCTGAACATCGGTCAGCCCGATATTGAAACCCCCGAAACTGCCCTGGATGCTATAAAAAACATAGATTTAAAAGTACTGGAGTATGCGCTTTCCGAAGGTAATATCGAGTATCGCGAAGTGTTGAAGACCTATTACCATTCCTTAGGTTTTACAGATTTGTCGGCCAATAATTTTATTGTAACCAATGGCGGTTCTGAAGCGCTGAACTTCGCAATATCCACCCTGTGTGATGATGGTGATGAAGTAATTATTCCAGAGCCATACTACGCGAACTATAACGGCTTTGCCAATACCTTCAACGTGAAGGTTGTGGCCGTGCCTTCTACTATTGATACTGGCTTTGCACTGCCTGCGGTAGAGGAGTTTGAAAAGAAAATCACTTCGAGAACCCGCGCGATCCTTATCTGTAATCCAGGGAATCCTACCGGTTATCTCTACACCGCCGAGGAACTGAAGAAACTGGCCGAAATTGCGCTTAAACATGATATCACCATCATTTCAGATGAGGTGTACCGCGAATATGTTTACGATGGGCAGCAGCAAATCTCTATGCTGGCTTTCCCGGAACTTACAGAACATTGTATAGTGATAGATTCCGAGTCTAAGCGCTACTCCATGTGTGGCGTAAGAATTGGCTGTCTGGTTACACGTTCTAAAAAAATCCATGATGCGGCCATGCTTTTTGCGCAAGCACGTCTCAGTCCCGTGCTGTTAGGGCAAATCGCGGCAGCGGCGGCTCACCAGAATGATACTGCTTATATTTTAAAAGTTCGTGAAGAATATACCAAACGCCGTAATCTGTTGGTAGATTTGCTGAACGCGATCCCTGGCGTAATTTGCCCAAAACCTAAAGGCGCGTTTTACTGTGTGGCAGAATTGCCGGTTGATGATTCCGAGAAATTTGCACAATGGCTGCTCGAAGTGTATTCGCATAACAATGAAACCATTATGGTAGCGCCTGCCGGAGGATTCTACAGCAATCCGGAATTGGGTAAGAAACAGGTGAGGATCGCCTATGTGCTTAAAGAAGAAGACCTAAAACGCAGTGCTGAACTGCTGAATGACGCCCTTCAGAAATATAAGCTCGAATTCAATATTTAA